The following is a genomic window from Cryptococcus decagattii chromosome 2, complete sequence.
TAACCAAACAAGTACTGACTTGGTTGTTCTCAACTATAGACATGAGACTTTTCGCAACATATGCATTGGCCTCGCTCAGAGGATGCATAGGACAGAagcgaggatgaggatggggtTGTTGAACCAGGAAGCTGGAAATATCAAGCCTTTGAACGATACGAGGTCCgtctccttgtcctcttgCTTAATCAGATTCAAACGGCGAGCTAACCATCGTCAATGGCATCTAATGTGTGACAATGACAACAGAGCGATCCAGAACGGCGCTACAACATTAGCAGAAAcgtttctcttcttcgtcggTGCAGGCCTGATAGTAGGCGAATCCGTACGGTCGTCGCGGAAAGATACAAGGCGGCGAGATCAAGTGCAAGATCGGTTAGAAACCCTagaagaggaggtgaaGCGTCTAAGTGAGCagctggagaaggacaaTCAGGatggggtgaaggggaTAGATGAAATTCGAGAACGGTAAGCATTGAGTTTTTCACGTCGTCGCGGGGTAAGTAGCAAGGAACAGGAGCTGATGCCTAACGTTAGGAGTGAGAGAATGGAGCAAGTGCTAAGCACCATCGTCAACAACGGAATCAAAGCGGGGTGGACAGCATTAGGCCAtaaagaaggagaaggccTAGTGCAAGAAGGACAGGTGTCGAAGATCTTGGCGGAGTCTAGTGGTCAATCGCCAGAAATAAGCATAGAATAACGTTAAAGCTATGAGCCTGGCTTTGACGCTTGCTGCTTGCTGCTCCtgaagagatgaaggagttACGGATCTCGatcaggaagaagaatatGTAGAGGGTCAGAACCAGCGAAGAGGATTATAATTGCATATGGCAAATAGTAGAATTAGCATAGCACATTGAGTGCTGGGGAAAACGCatgaatggaaagaaagtGGTAGGTGTACAATCAACGATAGCCACTGTTAGTCGAGATGCCCACTGGCTACAGGAGCGTCCACAGTTTATACATAGTAGATGGAGCAAGATTCCGACCCACAACATTAACTGGAAATGGCACGAGGAAATGCCCGGCCTAGGATCTTGTATAGCGTGTAGTGTGGACGATCTTATAATAAAagcgaggaggagggataAGAGGTGGTGTAAGGTGGAAGTAAGTAAAGTGGTCGTGAATAGAAGGAATAGAAAATGGAGAGGTCTCTTCCTAGTTAACGTAGAGCCATTCATTGCGGGAATCGATGGACATTCTTTAATTTAGGTTTAGTTAATTAGGCAGTTCTGGCGCGATTGGCGGCTAGGTCCCCGGACTTTGAGGCTTTCCTGGTGGTAAGGTACGCGCCACTGACGTATTACCGTTTGCCACTTTGCAATCGCCGACAGGATGCGAGCCTAAACAAAGCTCTGAGCTTGCAAGAAGATAGGCGCGGTGGTCCTTCGAAAGAGGGTTTGGGAACGGGACATTCGTCGAAGCAGTATATCCCGTCAAAGTGCGAGGATCGATGGATTCCCCTGTCGCCTGCACAGAGCTTTGTTGCCAACATCCAGCCATCTCACGCTGCACTTTCCATCCACATCCTTTTAAACACATCTATACTTTTCGTCCACAAACAAACAGGTAAACACCATCTCTAGTCTTCCATTCATATCCCATCAATTGTCCGCAAGCTTACGCGTCTTCCCAATTCCATCGTTTCTTCTCAACTCTACTTTTATGACACCTCGCAATCGTTGAAACAAATTCAACATCCTCTAATAGGTCATAACAGTATAGACACCATGGCCGACTTTGTCAAGCTCTCCATCTTTGGAACCGTATGTTTCTTAttgctcttccttctttcccatcaCCCATCGTACTCTGTTCTTCCAGCCAACTTACGAACACGCGGTGTTTGCTTTTCCGTTGGCCATCCAGCCATGTCACGTCGATATTGCCGGATGAACGAGGTCTTTAAAGACAAGGCCGCGATACTGATGGATAAGCTTTCTTAATGGATAGGTTTTTGAGGTTACCACGCGTTATGTCGACCTCCAACCTGTTGGTATGGGCGCTTTCGGTCTCGTCTGGTAAGTCATTTTTTCACAAGCAACCGCCCTTTTATTGGTTAGCATCAAACATCTTTTTTCGGCATACAAGTCGATATTACACATATGAACTGACAAAAATCATCTTTTGTTGATGCAGTTCCGCCAAAGATCAGCTCTCTGGAACTTCTGTGGCTATCAAGAAGATTATGAAGCCCTTTTCAACCCCCGTTCTTTCCAAGAGGACTTATCGAGAACTCAAGCTTCTCAAGCATTTGAGACATGAGAACATTATCTCTCTTAGTGATATTTTCATTTCACCTCTCGAAGATATGTGAGTTTTGTGCAGTACATGCATAccaaggaaaaaaagaggtTTTCACTGACATTATCAACTAGCTACTTTGTCACCGAGCTTCTCGGTACCGACCTTCATCGACTCCTTACCTCTCGCCCTCTTGAGAAACAATTCATCCAATACTTTCTTTACCAAATTCTCCGTGGTCTCAAATATGTCCATTCTGCCGGTGTGGTCCACCGAGACCTAAAGCCATCAAACATTCTCGTCAACGAGAACTGTGACTTGAAAATTTGTGACTTTGGCCTTGCGAGGATCCAAGACCCACAGATGACTGGTTATGTTTCCACAAGGTATTACCGAGCACCTGAGATCATGTTGACATGGCAAAAGTATGACGTCGCGGGTGAGTTTTTGTCTTCACGCTGGAATGTTTATTGTGCGTGGCTATGCTGACACGCAAGGGGCCCCAGTTGACATTTGGAGTACCGGTTGTATCTTTGCGGAGATGCTGGAGGGCAAACCATTATTCCCGGGAAAGGATCACGTGAACCAATTCTCAATCATCACCGAATTGCTGGGTACCCCGCCGGACGATGTCATCCAAACTATTGCCTCTGAAAACACGCTTCGCTTTGTCCAGAGTCTGCCCAAGCGCGAAAAGGTCCCATTCTCCACCAAGTTCCCCAATGCCGACCCTGTTTCTCTTGATTTGTTAGAGAAGATGCTGGTGTTTGACCCTCGTACCCGTATATCCGCCGCGGAGGGTCTCGCCCACGAGTACCTCGCGCCATACCACGATCCTACTGATGAGCCTGTTGCTGCAGAGGTGTTTGATTGGAGTTTTAACGATGCTGATTTGCCGGTGGATACGTggaaggtgatgatgtATAGTGAAATCCTCGGTACGTTCACAGTCTCTCTCTTGCATATCTATTTACGCCTTTTCGCCTTGttgactttttttttttttttttttttctcattTTAGACTTTCACAACCTCGGCGATATTTCCCAGAACGAAGCAGAGGGGCCCGTCACTGGCGAAGTCTCGGCTGCTCCTGCTAGCTAAAAggaccttttttttcctttgatggaagaagagatgttgGCATAGCATATACTTTATaacaagaaaaaaaaatgaaacCCTTATGAATGATGTGTTGTATTCAGGAGCTTGGCTAGAGGTTTGAAAGTCTGGTGTGTGGTGTCTTGGAATCgcgggaagagagggataGAAGAGTGTAGGAAGATGAGGCGGAGGAAGGGTTTACTATTTAGTTTGAAACTCGGAAATCAGAGTTGAAGCAATGGAAGGTACGAGTCGTGCATAGAAGTATGATGATTGAATTTTCCCAAtgaaaaataaaaaataaaaaaagaaaaaaaaaatggtCCTTGGATCTAGAAAAAAGCCGTTTATACAACAATGCTCCCATCCCCGCCTTTTGGCGTTAGCGCATCTCAatccccatctcctccaccacccTTTTCTGTACCTCTTCTTGCAACGCATTCACTTCTTCGTTTGATAACGACCTATCCATGTGCCTGTAGTTGAGTCTGTAGCATCGTGATTGGCGGTTAGTTTTCGGATGGGTGAATTCGTCAATCTGCGGAGGGGAGTGATTATTAGATCTGCCTGGGGCGGGGAAGGGGGAAGAAAAGACGCGACGTACGAGGGAGACAGTCTCGACGAGGTCACCTGCGACTTCACGGACGATTTCATAATAATCATTCTCATGGAAcactcttcccttcccacCCGCTGCGCTCGCGCTCGCGCCTGCGCCTCCTGCAATGTCGACTTTGCTCGCCCTTGAGAGGGATCCGGCGGGTAGCCAGAAACTCATATCTTTATAACATTCCGGGTACCGACTGTACGGTTTGAAGGTCGTGATCTGTCCGGGTGAAAACTGCGAGTGGAAACGCTGGTCTGTC
Proteins encoded in this region:
- a CDS encoding mitogen-activated protein kinase HOG1; protein product: MADFVKLSIFGTVFEVTTRYVDLQPVGMGAFGLVCSAKDQLSGTSVAIKKIMKPFSTPVLSKRTYRELKLLKHLRHENIISLSDIFISPLEDIYFVTELLGTDLHRLLTSRPLEKQFIQYFLYQILRGLKYVHSAGVVHRDLKPSNILVNENCDLKICDFGLARIQDPQMTGYVSTRYYRAPEIMLTWQKYDVAVDIWSTGCIFAEMLEGKPLFPGKDHVNQFSIITELLGTPPDDVIQTIASENTLRFVQSLPKREKVPFSTKFPNADPVSLDLLEKMLVFDPRTRISAAEGLAHEYLAPYHDPTDEPVAAEVFDWSFNDADLPVDTWKVMMYSEILDFHNLGDISQNEAEGPVTGEVSAAPAS